A region from the Gemmatimonadaceae bacterium genome encodes:
- a CDS encoding M14 family zinc carboxypeptidase yields the protein MRLRAFAVTSLAACVAVPVAAQRTAIPTPASILGFEPGADRHLPSWKQITDYFTALDKASPRVTTRVLGKTTLGRPFLAVFISDSATLANLDHYREIQRRLMDPRLQGARGDREKLIDEGKNVILVTSAIHSNESGGFTTPIVLADRLARAQDREAKEILANTIIILVPSQNPDGVDIIGDYYRSTLGTPQEGRDPPVLYHKYVGHDDNRDWYAFTQPETRYTVDSLYTPWDPEIVNDIHQQGSNAGRIFIPPYMDPIEPNIDPILTAATNGLGMSIVWRMTNEGFTGIGSNASYDQWSPARQYSLYHRGARLLTETASARLATAIDIPFDQLGAGRGYEAKTVSWNFPSLWVGGHWGYGDIVRYQVAASWALFLDAALNRRAWLEGYAAQADRAMGDLPAWGRDKWPSAIVIPKTQPDTQALQRLIWTLQHGQVEVRESTAPTTIDDKSYPAGSYVVLTKQPFGAYAKALLERQHYPDLFDYPGGPPKRPYDVTAHTLPLLFGVDVAHAMDAAPATGPVIKGVPEPKVSAKISSSKRIALLRPSTNEPIDEGWTHWILDLYKVPFTPITEKDVEPGSLNDKFDVIVIPEGGIAGAGGRGGGGGGGRGGRGGGGGGGGGGAADSFAALDSFVKNGGSVLAFNTASTALISGLKLPVKNVLAGVSSNDFYCPGSILAVELDRSSPLVKGFTSNVPAIWFENGPAFEISDPSQATAVATYPVTGNPLLSGWLLGGSKLNGKAALVDVKLGRGHVVLYGFRPQYRGQSMATYPLIWSAIGQ from the coding sequence ATGCGCCTTCGTGCTTTCGCCGTAACGAGCCTCGCCGCCTGCGTCGCTGTCCCCGTCGCCGCGCAGCGTACGGCGATTCCGACGCCCGCCTCCATCCTCGGCTTCGAGCCGGGCGCCGACCGGCATCTGCCCAGCTGGAAACAGATCACCGACTACTTCACGGCCCTCGACAAAGCGAGTCCGCGCGTCACGACGCGGGTGCTTGGCAAGACGACGCTCGGCCGGCCGTTCCTCGCGGTCTTCATCTCCGACTCGGCGACGCTGGCGAACCTGGACCATTATCGCGAGATCCAACGGCGATTGATGGATCCGCGGCTTCAGGGGGCGCGTGGCGACCGCGAAAAGCTGATCGACGAAGGAAAAAACGTCATCCTCGTCACGTCGGCGATCCATTCGAACGAGTCGGGCGGCTTCACGACGCCGATCGTCCTCGCGGATCGTCTGGCGCGCGCGCAGGACCGTGAAGCGAAGGAGATCCTCGCCAACACGATCATCATCCTCGTGCCGTCGCAGAACCCCGACGGCGTGGACATCATCGGCGACTACTACCGCTCGACGCTCGGCACGCCGCAGGAGGGACGTGACCCGCCGGTGCTCTACCACAAGTACGTCGGCCACGACGACAACCGCGACTGGTACGCGTTCACGCAGCCCGAGACGCGGTACACGGTGGATTCGCTCTACACGCCGTGGGACCCGGAAATCGTGAACGACATCCACCAGCAGGGATCGAACGCGGGTCGAATCTTCATTCCGCCCTACATGGACCCGATCGAGCCCAACATCGATCCGATTCTCACGGCGGCGACGAACGGCCTCGGCATGTCGATCGTGTGGCGGATGACGAACGAGGGATTCACGGGGATCGGCAGCAACGCATCCTATGACCAGTGGTCGCCGGCGCGGCAATATTCGCTGTATCACCGCGGCGCGCGACTGCTCACCGAGACGGCGAGCGCGCGTCTCGCGACGGCAATCGACATTCCCTTCGACCAGCTCGGCGCCGGTCGAGGGTATGAGGCGAAAACGGTGTCGTGGAATTTCCCGTCGCTCTGGGTGGGCGGGCATTGGGGCTACGGCGACATCGTGCGGTATCAAGTCGCGGCAAGCTGGGCGCTCTTCCTCGACGCGGCGCTCAACCGCCGCGCGTGGCTCGAGGGCTACGCGGCGCAGGCCGATCGCGCGATGGGCGATCTTCCGGCGTGGGGGCGCGACAAGTGGCCATCGGCGATCGTGATTCCGAAGACGCAACCCGATACGCAGGCGCTCCAGCGTTTGATCTGGACGCTCCAGCACGGCCAGGTCGAGGTGCGTGAATCGACCGCGCCGACGACGATCGACGACAAATCGTATCCCGCCGGCAGCTACGTGGTCCTCACGAAGCAGCCGTTCGGCGCCTACGCGAAAGCGCTTCTCGAGCGCCAGCACTATCCGGATCTCTTCGACTACCCGGGCGGGCCGCCGAAGCGCCCGTACGACGTCACCGCGCACACGCTGCCGCTGCTCTTCGGCGTCGACGTCGCGCACGCCATGGACGCTGCGCCCGCGACGGGACCGGTGATCAAGGGGGTGCCCGAGCCGAAGGTCAGCGCGAAGATCTCGTCGTCGAAACGAATCGCGCTGCTGCGCCCGAGCACCAACGAGCCGATCGACGAGGGTTGGACGCACTGGATTCTCGATCTCTACAAGGTGCCGTTCACGCCAATCACCGAGAAAGACGTCGAGCCGGGTTCGTTGAACGACAAGTTCGACGTGATCGTGATTCCCGAAGGCGGCATCGCGGGCGCAGGTGGGCGCGGCGGCGGTGGCGGTGGCGGCCGCGGTGGTCGAGGTGGCGGCGGTGGCGGCGGTGGTGGAGGCGCGGCCGATTCGTTCGCCGCGTTGGACAGCTTCGTGAAAAACGGCGGATCCGTTCTGGCGTTCAACACGGCGTCGACTGCGCTGATCAGTGGACTCAAGCTGCCGGTGAAAAACGTGCTCGCCGGCGTCTCGAGCAATGATTTCTACTGTCCCGGTTCGATACTCGCCGTGGAGCTCGATCGCTCGAGTCCGCTTGTGAAAGGCTTCACATCCAATGTTCCCGCGATTTGGTTTGAGAACGGCCCCGCGTTCGAGATTTCAGACCCCTCCCAAGCGACCGCGGTGGCGACCTATCCCGTTACAGGAAATCCACTCCTTTCAGGGTGGCTCCTTGGCGGGTCGAAGCTCAATGGCAAGGCCGCGCTAGTTGATGTGAAACTGGGCCGCGGGCATGTGGTGCTGTACGGGTTCCGGCCGCAGTATCGCGGCCAGTCGATGGCGACCTACCCGCTGATTTGGAGTGCCATTGGGCAATGA
- a CDS encoding glycosyltransferase family 2 protein: MSAAVPLNLSALREGTSLASVDAAPQHGIAVSVVIPTLNEAAQIAQAVADLSWANEVIVVDGGSTDRTPAIAEAAGARVIMVCGETIAAQRNAGIEAAQNRWILALDADERVTSQLRAEISQIVTGRNPTRAAYRMKFRNHYLGRELHYGPWGRDWHVRLFTNERRYVCHRVHEHLEPIEDIGTLTGPIVHYPYRDLAHHVAKIVKYARWGAEDLYARGREARMRDLVGRPAWRFFRDYFVYSGWRDGSVGFVASALSSFASFLKYAFLFSRSRSTEG, translated from the coding sequence ATGTCCGCTGCGGTACCTCTGAACCTGTCCGCTCTGCGCGAGGGGACTTCGCTCGCCTCCGTCGACGCCGCGCCGCAACACGGCATCGCGGTCAGCGTCGTGATTCCGACGCTCAACGAGGCGGCGCAAATCGCTCAAGCTGTCGCCGACCTGTCTTGGGCGAACGAAGTCATCGTCGTGGATGGCGGTTCGACCGATCGGACACCCGCGATCGCTGAAGCGGCTGGGGCGCGCGTGATCATGGTCTGCGGCGAGACCATCGCGGCGCAGCGGAACGCCGGGATCGAGGCGGCCCAGAATCGCTGGATTCTCGCATTGGACGCGGATGAACGCGTCACGTCCCAGCTGCGAGCCGAGATCTCCCAGATCGTGACCGGCCGGAACCCGACGCGCGCGGCCTACCGCATGAAGTTCCGCAACCACTACCTCGGCCGGGAGCTGCACTACGGACCGTGGGGGCGCGATTGGCACGTTCGGCTGTTCACGAACGAGCGTCGCTACGTGTGCCATCGCGTGCACGAGCACCTCGAGCCGATCGAAGACATCGGGACGCTCACCGGCCCGATCGTGCACTATCCGTATCGCGACCTCGCCCACCATGTTGCGAAGATCGTGAAGTATGCGCGGTGGGGGGCGGAGGATTTGTACGCTCGCGGGCGCGAAGCGCGCATGCGCGACTTGGTGGGTCGTCCGGCGTGGCGTTTCTTCCGCGACTACTTCGTGTACTCGGGATGGCGCGACGGAAGCGTCGGCTTCGTGGCTTCGGCGCTCAGCTCCTTCGCGTCGTTTCTGAAATACGCCTTCCTGTTTTCCAGGAGCCGATCGACCGAGGGATGA
- a CDS encoding polysaccharide deacetylase family protein has product MKLTILMYHKVDELPSDVRTPGNFVAPELFAAQLDALRALGYRTIDFADWLAHRDGGRPLPKRPLILTFDDGYTCFDERAWPALRSRDMGAWVFLVASQIGGTNAWDRGEHSFPLLGPERIAALRRDGVRFGSHGDLHVPLARVPLEQAAADLRRSRETLSELLGHSVDVVAYPFSNQSRAIRHAARAAGYRCAVRGKGRMNSGLTDRFGLRRIKMDSTMTVERLERILFVERYFRFL; this is encoded by the coding sequence ATGAAGCTCACGATCCTGATGTATCACAAGGTCGATGAGCTTCCGTCGGACGTTCGGACGCCAGGCAACTTCGTCGCGCCGGAGCTCTTCGCGGCGCAGCTCGACGCGCTGCGTGCGCTGGGCTATCGCACGATCGATTTCGCCGACTGGCTCGCCCATCGCGACGGTGGCCGTCCCCTGCCGAAACGACCGCTGATCCTCACATTCGACGACGGGTACACTTGCTTCGACGAGCGGGCGTGGCCGGCGCTCCGCTCGCGCGACATGGGCGCCTGGGTCTTCCTCGTCGCCAGTCAGATCGGCGGCACGAACGCCTGGGACCGCGGCGAGCACTCGTTCCCCCTGCTCGGCCCCGAACGCATCGCCGCGCTGCGGCGCGACGGCGTACGATTTGGGTCGCACGGCGATCTCCACGTGCCGCTGGCCCGCGTCCCGCTCGAACAAGCCGCCGCCGATCTGCGCCGATCCCGAGAGACGTTGAGCGAGCTGCTCGGCCACTCAGTGGACGTCGTGGCGTACCCGTTCAGTAACCAGAGCCGCGCCATCCGCCACGCCGCCCGCGCCGCCGGCTACCGTTGCGCCGTGCGCGGCAAGGGCCGTATGAATTCCGGCCTCACCGACCGCTTCGGCCTCCGCCGCATCAAGATGGATTCGACGATGACCGTCGAGCGCTTAGAGCGGATCCTTTTCGTGGAGCGTTATTTCAGATTTCTATAG
- a CDS encoding BTAD domain-containing putative transcriptional regulator yields the protein MIPPFRLSTFGSVYLSRDGEILSGAAGQRRLLAILTILASVGERGMSRDKLLGLLWSEGEPDKSRHALTQSLYHIRKALGVERIFLSGADLRIDPAAMTSDVGDFQLALAQGRLADAVKVYRGPFLDGFYLNGDPDFEFWAATERDRLSRAFAQSLESLAREAHEAGDRQGEIQWRIRLADQDPLNGVAMAGLMTALAESGDQVGALQRGRWHEIRMQSELDLPPAPEVAELLVKLRRSTPTREVPSTETEDVLPSEHPSEALVSAPDAAAVSTIGVSVVPSDDRDAGITKRLKASSAAWMGFAATILVAIGALSASAWRLATARAADHEPVVAVAPFHVEASDASASYVREGLLELLGSRIALADGKRETDPSRVLRAARSTGFMNDGATTPTIADAVRLAKSLSVDEIVAGSIEPAPNGTVAIAATLVDVRKSQIAASVRVSGPPDSLTALVDKIVAGLILRESGDRSSSLPEPPSISPSALRDYVAGRAAYRLSDYNLALRAYGQALAEEPSFALAALGLAMSADKANSAEQHDRGVAIAWAHQASLPPADRAFLRAFAGPRYPQPSSASEILEAWRAVVRLAPDRADAWYELGESLYNDGEIIGMRDAAARSSEAFSRALQLDPSSGPSRRMLALLYARLRDTASLRRLVSSVPAADSSDALSVFVRWRVAHALGDSQEVRRVRAHLGDAPSGALRNIAMTSQFDGIDVPDGDRAIEILARRAITDGERVDVALARHSRALNRGDRVAANAIARDLESFPPGLHAGLRLRVLDALYSGDVPVSARREADALSDHLRAPSTASVADSAVRLADACVVGQWRLETGDVRGARDALAMLRAGGTPAFPVPVGASPSTCATLLDAAIAIESNAPTARERLAHLDSLMLSGPAVGDAMRYANLLVAREYRAAGDSRHALSALLRRSFGRGWPRYKETGLRLQIDLATELGDTAVVRAARERLIPTSR from the coding sequence ATGATCCCCCCCTTTCGACTCAGCACCTTTGGTAGCGTTTACCTGTCGCGGGACGGGGAGATTCTGTCGGGGGCCGCGGGGCAGCGTCGCCTGCTCGCGATTCTCACGATCCTCGCATCCGTCGGCGAACGCGGAATGTCTCGCGATAAGCTGCTCGGACTGCTCTGGTCTGAGGGCGAGCCTGACAAATCGCGACACGCGCTCACCCAGTCGCTGTACCATATAAGAAAAGCACTCGGCGTCGAGCGAATCTTTCTTAGCGGTGCGGACTTACGCATCGATCCCGCCGCGATGACGTCCGACGTCGGCGACTTCCAGCTCGCACTCGCGCAGGGCCGTCTCGCCGACGCGGTGAAGGTCTACCGCGGTCCGTTTCTCGATGGTTTTTATCTCAACGGGGATCCTGACTTCGAGTTCTGGGCCGCCACTGAACGAGATCGACTGTCGCGCGCGTTCGCGCAGTCACTCGAATCGCTCGCGCGCGAAGCCCACGAGGCCGGTGATCGCCAGGGCGAAATCCAGTGGCGAATTCGGCTCGCCGATCAGGATCCGCTGAACGGCGTCGCAATGGCGGGACTCATGACGGCGCTCGCGGAGAGCGGCGATCAGGTCGGTGCTCTGCAGCGCGGACGTTGGCACGAGATCCGGATGCAGAGCGAGCTCGACCTTCCACCCGCTCCCGAAGTCGCGGAGTTGTTGGTCAAGCTTCGCCGTTCGACGCCGACGCGAGAAGTGCCGAGCACTGAGACCGAGGATGTCCTTCCATCGGAGCATCCGTCGGAGGCGCTCGTATCGGCGCCTGATGCGGCGGCCGTTTCGACGATCGGCGTGAGCGTCGTTCCGAGCGACGATCGCGACGCGGGCATCACGAAGCGGCTCAAAGCGTCGTCAGCGGCGTGGATGGGATTTGCCGCCACGATTCTGGTGGCGATCGGCGCGTTGTCGGCATCGGCGTGGCGTCTGGCCACGGCTCGAGCGGCGGACCATGAGCCTGTGGTCGCCGTCGCGCCGTTCCACGTCGAAGCGTCGGACGCATCGGCCTCGTATGTCCGCGAGGGCCTTCTCGAGTTGCTCGGCTCGCGCATCGCCCTCGCCGACGGAAAGCGAGAGACGGATCCGTCGCGCGTCTTGCGCGCCGCGCGCTCGACCGGATTCATGAACGACGGAGCCACGACGCCGACGATCGCCGACGCCGTGCGATTGGCCAAGTCGCTGAGCGTCGATGAAATCGTCGCCGGCTCGATCGAGCCCGCGCCCAACGGAACCGTGGCGATTGCCGCGACGCTCGTCGACGTGCGCAAGTCGCAGATCGCCGCGTCGGTGCGTGTCTCCGGCCCGCCCGACAGTTTGACCGCGCTCGTCGACAAGATCGTCGCCGGTCTGATTCTGCGAGAATCCGGCGACCGATCGTCGTCGCTGCCCGAGCCGCCGAGCATCTCACCGTCGGCGCTGCGCGACTACGTGGCCGGCCGCGCCGCATATCGGTTGAGCGACTACAACCTCGCGCTTCGCGCGTACGGACAAGCGCTCGCCGAGGAGCCGAGCTTCGCGCTCGCCGCGCTCGGGTTGGCGATGTCGGCGGACAAGGCGAACTCGGCGGAACAGCACGATCGCGGCGTGGCGATCGCTTGGGCGCACCAGGCCTCGCTGCCGCCGGCGGATCGCGCGTTCTTGCGTGCGTTCGCGGGCCCGCGATATCCGCAACCGTCGTCGGCCTCGGAAATCCTCGAGGCGTGGCGCGCGGTGGTGCGCCTCGCGCCCGACCGCGCCGACGCGTGGTACGAGCTCGGCGAGAGCTTGTACAACGACGGCGAGATCATCGGAATGCGTGACGCCGCGGCACGCTCGAGCGAAGCGTTCTCGCGCGCGCTGCAACTCGACCCGTCGTCCGGCCCGTCGCGCCGCATGCTCGCGCTCCTTTACGCCCGGCTGCGCGACACGGCGTCGCTGCGCCGGCTCGTGTCGAGCGTCCCGGCGGCGGACTCGAGCGACGCGTTGAGCGTTTTCGTACGATGGCGCGTCGCGCACGCGCTAGGCGATTCGCAGGAGGTGCGCCGTGTCCGCGCGCATCTTGGCGACGCGCCGAGCGGCGCGCTGCGGAACATCGCGATGACGTCGCAGTTCGACGGCATCGACGTGCCCGATGGCGACCGGGCGATCGAAATCCTCGCGCGGCGGGCGATCACCGACGGCGAGCGCGTAGACGTCGCGCTGGCGCGCCACAGCCGCGCGCTGAATCGCGGCGATCGTGTCGCGGCGAACGCGATCGCGCGCGACCTCGAGTCGTTTCCGCCGGGATTGCACGCCGGCCTTCGACTCCGCGTGCTCGATGCGCTGTACTCCGGCGACGTGCCGGTGTCGGCGCGTCGTGAAGCGGACGCGCTGAGCGATCATTTGCGGGCTCCGAGTACCGCGTCGGTAGCGGACAGTGCGGTGCGATTGGCGGACGCGTGCGTGGTCGGCCAGTGGCGTCTCGAGACGGGCGACGTGCGCGGCGCGCGCGACGCGCTCGCCATGCTGCGCGCCGGCGGCACGCCGGCGTTCCCAGTGCCCGTCGGCGCGAGCCCGAGCACGTGCGCAACGCTGCTCGACGCAGCGATCGCGATCGAGTCGAACGCGCCGACCGCGCGCGAGCGCCTCGCCCATTTGGATTCCTTAATGCTCAGCGGTCCGGCGGTGGGCGACGCCATGCGGTATGCGAATCTTCTCGTCGCGCGCGAGTACCGCGCGGCCGGCGACTCGCGCCACGCCCTCTCGGCCTTGTTACGCCGATCGTTCGGCCGTGGGTGGCCGCGTTACAAAGAGACGGGGCTGCGGCTCCAGATCGATCTCGCGACGGAGCTGGGAGACACGGCGGTTGTGCGCGCCGCCCGCGAGCGCTTGATCCCGACGAGCCGCTGA
- a CDS encoding matrixin family metalloprotease: MQHRRSVLALGRVAGITGTALFAAAALNCTAYTAGGRDGSLDGFTEPRRAPSDFISREAVLSAAPGTYIEAVLADRDSTIERWPARVAQPIRVWIDSSSLCDGPQASFPAAVRTAFTTWGTAGIPVRFAFVPSSRDADIRVHWTTHLDHKTGSTTWRTDRNGWLTQGDITLATHISDGMPLDSRGMRAIALHEVGHSLGLSHSTNPQDIMAPLIRVDVLSLSDRNTIKLLYSFPAGPIH; encoded by the coding sequence ATGCAGCATCGCCGGTCTGTTCTCGCGCTTGGGCGCGTCGCAGGCATCACGGGCACCGCGCTTTTCGCGGCGGCCGCGCTCAATTGCACCGCGTACACGGCCGGTGGCCGTGACGGATCGCTCGACGGCTTCACGGAGCCGCGCCGAGCTCCCAGCGATTTCATCTCGCGCGAGGCCGTGCTGTCCGCGGCTCCAGGCACGTACATCGAAGCAGTTCTCGCCGATCGCGACTCGACGATCGAGCGCTGGCCGGCGCGTGTGGCGCAGCCGATCCGCGTCTGGATCGACTCTTCTTCGCTCTGCGACGGCCCGCAGGCCAGCTTCCCGGCGGCCGTTCGTACCGCCTTCACCACGTGGGGCACCGCCGGCATCCCCGTTCGCTTCGCGTTCGTTCCCTCGAGCCGCGACGCCGACATCCGCGTCCACTGGACGACGCACCTCGATCACAAGACCGGTTCAACCACCTGGCGCACCGACCGAAACGGTTGGCTGACGCAGGGCGACATCACGCTGGCCACGCACATCAGCGATGGAATGCCGCTCGATTCACGCGGCATGCGCGCGATCGCGCTCCATGAGGTGGGTCACTCGCTTGGCTTGAGCCACAGCACAAATCCGCAGGACATCATGGCGCCTCTCATTCGTGTGGACGTCTTGAGCTTGTCCGACCGAAACACGATCAAGCTGTTATACTCCTTTCCGGCAGGTCCCATCCACTAA